The genomic DNA AAGTTACATGATTTTTAATATCATGTAATACTAAAAAGCATCAGTTAAGGAATGAATTACTTATGGATAAGTCAGTAGATAAAGTAGACCAAACGGTACATCATCAAATCAGCTATCTTGAGCATATTCTTTTGGGTTGGCAGAAATCGATCCTGGACTATTTACCCCAGCTCGCGCTAGGTATTATCACGCTGATTGTTTTTGTCCTTCTAGCAAAAATTGCAAAGCAAATTACCCTCAAGATCTATCATAAAAGCTTCAAAACCCACCCTGATATCGGCCGGATAGTCGCAAACAGTATCTATTCTTTCTTTCTGGTCTCCGGCATCTTCCTAACTTTGCAAGTACTCGGCCTTGAGCAAATGCTGACCAAGCTGCTCGCCGGAGCAGGTATCGTTGGCATCATCGCTGGCTTTGCATTCAAAGATGTTGCGTCTAACCTTTTTGCAGGGTTACTACTGAAAGTCCAGCGCCCTTTCAAACCGGATAACTGGGTCGAAATTGATGGCAATTACGGTGTGATTGTGCAAATAGGCTGGATTACTACCGTCATCCATACCGTTGCCGGGCAAGAAGTTTTTATTCCTAACCAGGTTATTTACAGCAATTCATTCACCAACTATTCAACCTATCAGAAACGGCGGATTATTTTATCCACCGGTGTTTCGTATGGAGATGATCTTGAGACGGTCAAAAAAGCCGCTATTGAAGAAGTACAAAACATTCCCGGCCTTCTGACAGATGACGCAATCGACTTTTACTACACTGAAATTGGGGGCTACAGCTACAATTTCGAATTGCGCTTCTGGATAAAGTTCAGAACCAACAACGACTACCGACTCGCAATGAGCGATATCATCATGCGCGTTAAAAAGCGCTTTGAACAAGAGAATATCGATATTGCTTATCCGGTTACCACACTTGATTTTGGGGTCAAAGGAGGAGTCAATGTCTTTGATCGTCCTTTGCAGATCAGTGAGCAAAATACTATTGGCCAACATTCCGATCAGCCACTCACTCCTCCCCCAAGCAAACCCGCTGTAGAGAATCCACATACAGAAAAGCATTCATAAATCCCAAACTGCGACACGATCAACTTACAACCAAGGAGTAAATTATGGAGTTATTCCATACATTCAGCATCGCATTCATGGCATTTTTTGCCATCATGAACCCCAGTGCGACTTTACCAGTCTATCTTTCACTAACCAGCAGTGAATCACCAGCAACATCAAAAACGATCGCCTTACGTGCCTGCTTGATTGCCTTTTTGATCGTAGCCATTTTCTCGCTCAGTGGGAAAATGCTCTTCGAGCTATTCGGCATTTCAATCTCTGCCTTACGCATTGCCGGTGGCGTACTGATTTTTATGATTGGCTACCAAATGGTTCAAGGCTCTGCTGCCACTGCTCAGCATCCAAGCAATAGCGATCAGCATGCAGCACAACAGGAAGAAGGCACCAACGTAGCCATATCACCACTGGCAACTCCAATGATGGCTGGCCCCGGTACAATCGCAACCGCAATGAACCTTTCAGCACACAATGACATTGCTCACTCTCTCGTGACCATTGCCGCTTTTGCATTACTGTGCTTTATCACCTATTTGATCTATCTCGGGGGCAAACCTTTAGTGCGCTTCCTCGGGCAAAATATCATGACCGTCATTACGCGCCTAATGGGGCTAATCCTTGCTGTGATCGGCGTACAAATGCTGGTTACAGGAATCCATAGCGCATTTCCGGCTATTACTTCAGTAGTACACTAATTGCAAATAAAGCAGGGGCATTACTCAAGTTGTAATGCCCTCTTTTCTATCTTTACCTTTAAGCTTCTATCGCATAGATCTGCAGCCATATTGCAGGAGGGTGCATATGAAACTCAGGGGGCTTTCCGTCATCATCAAATGATTGATATAGATGAATTTTTCATAAAAGGCATAGGGATCCCTCGAAAAAATACTGACGTATTTTTCGTGGGTACCCGTATTGGCGCAGACAGTACAGCTGGCACGGCAAGTTCCCATTGAAAAATCGTTTGGATTTTTTCAATGGGGTCAGGAAAGGCAATGCAACGATGTATAACCTTTGACTATATATTCTGACTTTCGCTACCGAGATATAAAATCATCGTCTAGCTGTGCCTTGACCTGCTTCAAGCGCACAATACAGGTTATCGCTGTTCCGATAGCCATGGCAATCAACGCAATCAGCAAAGCGTAGCGATCCGCATGATAGTGGCATTCGACTGCTGTAATAACACAAGCCAGAGTTAACAGTGCCATACGGTGCGGCTTTGCCATCGGCCCGCTGAATAATTGCGGCTGCGCCAAGCTGCCGCCCAATACGCGGATATACGCGGTAGTCACTGCAAGCAATGCCGTCAGCCACCCCAGCCAAGCGTAACCTGTGGCATACCCTGCTGCGACAATCAAAAGTGAATCGGCAACGCGATCCGGCACTTCATTAAACAACGCCCCGTCAGCGGTTTTCTTACCGCCTTCCACGGCTACCATGCCATCCAGTAAGTTACAAACCAAGCGCAACTGGACACAAATTGCGGTCAGTACATAGCCGATCGTTGTCGGCACGGTAAGCAATAAAACTGCCCCGATCAGTGCGAAGACGACGCTGAATACCGAAATCTGATTCGGGGTGATGGGCGTGCGATGCGCCAAGTATGAGGCAAATTTGTTTGCCCAGCGGCTTTGCCGCGAGGTGATTGGCCGGCGGTTTTCAATACTCATAATTCTTCCTTGTTGATCATTCCCACATGCGGTTGTGAGCAAAACCCAAACAATACACCAATTCAACCGTACCGTAGCATTTCTACAAAATAATGCCCCCCACAGATTCGGCTAATGTCCTATATAGCTGAACGATTTTGAATTTTATACAAAGCGTCGGGATCCCTCGAAAAACACTAATGTATTTTTCGTGGGAACCCGGAAAGACAATGCAACGATATATAAATGTAAAGGTATTTGGCTATAACGTATATGGGCGTGATCTAGGCAAAGCACAGCTGCGCCCAGCGCG from Cardiobacteriaceae bacterium TAE3-ERU3 includes the following:
- a CDS encoding mechanosensitive ion channel family protein; its protein translation is MDKSVDKVDQTVHHQISYLEHILLGWQKSILDYLPQLALGIITLIVFVLLAKIAKQITLKIYHKSFKTHPDIGRIVANSIYSFFLVSGIFLTLQVLGLEQMLTKLLAGAGIVGIIAGFAFKDVASNLFAGLLLKVQRPFKPDNWVEIDGNYGVIVQIGWITTVIHTVAGQEVFIPNQVIYSNSFTNYSTYQKRRIILSTGVSYGDDLETVKKAAIEEVQNIPGLLTDDAIDFYYTEIGGYSYNFELRFWIKFRTNNDYRLAMSDIIMRVKKRFEQENIDIAYPVTTLDFGVKGGVNVFDRPLQISEQNTIGQHSDQPLTPPPSKPAVENPHTEKHS
- a CDS encoding MarC family protein gives rise to the protein MELFHTFSIAFMAFFAIMNPSATLPVYLSLTSSESPATSKTIALRACLIAFLIVAIFSLSGKMLFELFGISISALRIAGGVLIFMIGYQMVQGSAATAQHPSNSDQHAAQQEEGTNVAISPLATPMMAGPGTIATAMNLSAHNDIAHSLVTIAAFALLCFITYLIYLGGKPLVRFLGQNIMTVITRLMGLILAVIGVQMLVTGIHSAFPAITSVVH
- a CDS encoding CDP-alcohol phosphatidyltransferase family protein, with the translated sequence MSIENRRPITSRQSRWANKFASYLAHRTPITPNQISVFSVVFALIGAVLLLTVPTTIGYVLTAICVQLRLVCNLLDGMVAVEGGKKTADGALFNEVPDRVADSLLIVAAGYATGYAWLGWLTALLAVTTAYIRVLGGSLAQPQLFSGPMAKPHRMALLTLACVITAVECHYHADRYALLIALIAMAIGTAITCIVRLKQVKAQLDDDFISR